The following is a genomic window from Kiritimatiellia bacterium.
CAGGACCACCGAGGCAAAGAAAGCCGCAAGTGGCCTCCACGCCTCCAGGCCGGTGGTCGCGACCACGCGCGCGACCAGTGCGAAAACGCCCAGCGGCGCGAACCGCAGGATCCATTCGGTCATGCGCATCATCAGCTCGAACACGGCCTGAACTCCGATGCGCAGGGAGGCTCCCGCAGATCCCGGCATTCGGGCGAGGAAGAAGCCGGTCAGCAAGGAAAATACGATCAACCCCAAGAGATCGCCCTGTGCGGCCGCCTGCACGACATTTTCTGGCACCATGCGCAGTACGACGTCGGTAAAATCCTGCAGCGATCGGCCGGCGACCCGCTGTTTGATTGCTTCAGAATCCGCCGTCAGGCCGATTAATTCGCGCGCCGGCCGGGCGTTGACGATACCAGGCCGAATCGCTTGGACGAACAGTAGCCCAGTGAGCACCGCGATGGTCGTTGTGGTCAGATAGAATGCGAACGTTTTGGCCCCCAGGCGACCGAACTCGCGCGCGCCGCCAATCTGGGCGATGGCGTGGATGACGGCGGTGACGACGAGCGGGATCGTGATCATCTTCAATGCATTGAGAAATAAAGTCCCCACTACGCGGTAGATGTGCAGGGCCCACGGCAGAGGCTTTCCCGTCAATCCGCCGGTGACCAAGCCAGCGAGAATCGCCGCGGCCAGAGCCAGTGCGATTTGCTGATGCAATGGCAAGTTGAGCAGACGACGCATACGAACATTCATATCAGACGCGCGCCAAACCCGAAAAGACTCTTGAATGGATAGTTCGGCGGCCGGCAGATCGCTTCTGCCTGGCGCGAATCAAGAGACGCTGATCATTGGGAACGTGGTTCGATTACGACTCGGCTGGCGAAGCCTGCTAATAACTGTTGGAGACAGGAAGTATATCTATCAGATCTAAGTAACTTATACGTCAAGCCTCGGTGCATGAAGAGGGAAAACAGTCGATCACACCGCATCCTGCGGTGTCGGTTATGCGTATAATGTTTTCTGGTGTAACCATCCTTGAGGGTTGCTCTACGGAGTGATAATCAATATTCATTGCAGAATCGCGGATCGGCTTCAAAAACTTCAATCAGCGCCAAATTATTTCGGCGAGTCGAGAGTTAATCTGCACAATGATTACGAAGCCGAAAAGTAATCCATCTACCTCGATGTTCAAGATGAATATCGGAGTATACAAATCCGCGATACGGACCGCCTCGCATGATCGAAAAAGGATCCCATCTTAAATCTAGTTGAGCGGCGACAATTAAGCAAAAGGTGCGAATATGAAATATTTCACTACGACGATATTCTAACAAAGTGTCGTGTTATATTATTCGCTAATGTATTGCAGTAGAACGTTCAGGAGGCAGGCTCAAAGGGATAGGAGATGGTAGAATGCTAAAAAGGCTGCGAGTAGATTTGGAATAAAGTCTTTCCAGATGTCTCTGTGAAAGGTGATCGCGATTGAGGAGCGGGGCTTCTCGGCCTATAAGTCTTTTATGCATGCGCCAAATGCGAACTATTTTTCTGCGGAGTTGATGGTCGAGGAGCTGGTGCGACTGGGGGTTCGAAACGTCGGTATTGCGCCTGGCTCGAGATCGGCGCCTTTGGCGGAAAGCTTCGCCGGACATCCCGCTGTGGACGCCATCATTCACCCGGATGAACGCGGGCTCGCGTACTTCATGTTAGGCGTGGCGCGGGGCTCGGGCAGGCCCGCCGCGATCGTTACAACCTCGGGAACCGCGGCGACGAATCTTCTGCCCGCGATCGCCGAGGCGCATCATGCCGGAATTCCGCTTCTGGCATTGACGGCGGATCGGCCGCCCGAAT
Proteins encoded in this region:
- a CDS encoding dicarboxylate/amino acid:cation symporter; this encodes MRRLLNLPLHQQIALALAAAILAGLVTGGLTGKPLPWALHIYRVVGTLFLNALKMITIPLVVTAVIHAIAQIGGAREFGRLGAKTFAFYLTTTTIAVLTGLLFVQAIRPGIVNARPARELIGLTADSEAIKQRVAGRSLQDFTDVVLRMVPENVVQAAAQGDLLGLIVFSLLTGFFLARMPGSAGASLRIGVQAVFELMMRMTEWILRFAPLGVFALVARVVATTGLEAWRPLAAFFASVVLALGTHLFVTMPLLIFAFARVNPIRHFRAVAPAMLTAFSTSSSNATLPVTLECLEKRAGVSNRIAGFVAPLGATVNMDGTALYECVAALFIAQAYGLELSWAAQATVVALAILTSIGVAGIPAASLVAIVVILETIGLPPEGIGLLLATDRILDMCRTAVNVFGDTAAAVVIARSEGEATGLEGGSASPIRR